One Nymphaea colorata isolate Beijing-Zhang1983 chromosome 12, ASM883128v2, whole genome shotgun sequence genomic window, ATATGTTAGTAATTTTAACGAAAAAGTTGatttaagacaaaaaaattaataaatatcaTGAGTGCCGTCTAGCTGTCTTGTCTGCTTGACACTCAGAgacatttctttaaaaaatgaatttttgtatatattttttagtaAATCCAAAGATGGTGTGATACGGTTTTAATTTTATGAGTGCATAGCTCTTTATGACGGCCCCTTTATCGTGTGACTTGAAAGATGGCAGTACGGCCTACCGACCCGCACTGCTCGCTCGCATTAAGTCTCATCTTGTTTTCTACACGTAAGTTTCTTGAACCATTCTTCGAAGACGAACAAGATTCAGGCAGGACTCACCTCGCCCGGTGACGGCGCCTCCATGCTTTCTGTTTTTGGAAAACAATGGCTAGGTGTCAATCAAAATATAACACAAACACTGGCTAATTAATTCATCTTTAGCCGCATTCTGATTTAGTTAGAAAAGGACAcgatctgtctctctctctctctgcgcttGGCTGCAGATTACCTATTCTTTGTCTCTCTGTTCTCCGGTCTCTCTTATTTGTTCTATGGTTTTTTTTGctcaattgttttctttttttttgttgttttttgttttgttcgtGACTAGTCATCACAGTGAATTACCATTTTGTTGGCTCTTtctcctttatatatatatatatatatatatatataaaatagaaattttgagttATTGAGCTTGAATTTATAAGAAATGTAAAATATGGTTTTGAAGTATTTTCTTATTTGAGACATTTGTGGGTACCAACTCTTATATGTTAGACCCTTAAGGAATCATTTTGGTCATCCATCTTTCCAAAAGAATGGTTGGGAGAAAAGTAAGAAGAAAATGTTAGATTACTTAAATACCttgtctctttgtttttctttcaaccattcatATTTTAATGATAGATGACAAAGATGAGTCATTGCAGATCTAGCACCTAAGAATATGGTacctacctctctctctctctctctctctctctctaaatatatACTTGGTTAACTTAGAgataaaaatatgataaacaaaatgataattaaGGACGTGTTTAGCTATTGACATCTCAAGTaatgttgaaatcaagaaaaattgcAGCCACAATTTTGTCTTGGAAGGCAAAAGTAAAAAACTTCCTCAACATAGAAACAGAGTCACAATTGTGGGGTCAAAAGAGAATAGACTGGCTTGTCAAAAGAGATAtagtaaagaagaaaatgacaaagaaatGACTTCTATAAGATAGTACGTacagtcctctctctctctctctctctctctctctctctctctctctacaataAGAGACAGGTAGGAGTTAGGTCCTCCGTGTGAGCAACTTTCAATCGCTTGTATGGAAAGAAATTGGCCACGAATAACTTGAGAAGCTTTCCTGAATTCTTCTCTCTGTGGAGAAAATTGCGTCACCGTTtcgtcatttttcttctctattAGTTCGTGGTTGGGAAATTTTTCCCATGGTAAGGCGAGAGAAAAAAACCCCGACATCCATTTCGAGAGAATACGGAAACCTCTTTCCTAATAGCCCCCACGTTGCACCCGTTGATTGGAATCCCTGTCCTCTTCCTACGACAACTGATCCCTTTCTATTTCTAGAAGCATTCTCTCGCTTTCACATGCAACTAACTCAACtcctttcaatttttgttgGCAACATGGGCCCATCATTATCATCATATGATAATGAAAATTCTGagaaactgaccattatataATTTCAACATGTCATAAGAAACTGATCATCAACGCATATAGTTTATACACGTTTAAGTTGTTTTTGCATGCATGCTTTGACATTGGCACAAGTAACCACACATAAACGGTCATCGAGAGCCGTCCTTCTTTGAGATTTACGTCCCAGATTTGCTTACATGTCAAATTTTTAGATAGTGCTGGAAAGAATAATTGGACAGAAGattgtattattattgatgTCCCTTTCTTCTCAAAACATGAGATGTACAATCTATGTGATACCATCTTACAAAAAtatgaacttgtttttattcaCAGCAACTGCGCACCACTCAACACATCTGATCACATTGAAAGAAGGAACGATCTCAAGAATGAAAAATGTTTGTACATGGAGACTTGTACATGCTTCTTCCCATCTTGCTAAGATGTTTCCATGCATTTGTACGCAGGGAGTTGGCTGCAACAGAAGCAAAAGAAGCATAAAATTAGCAAATCatgaaagggagagagacaTTCATGTGTTACATGACCTCTGATGACCTAAGGATGACATGTTTGCAGATACATTTGGGATAGGACATTCTCTGGGTAtatgaagttcatttttctatgcATACTACGTTTCAATGGTATGAGACATATTATATTTGGCAATGCTTACCTTAGAAGGTCTGCCCAGTAGTCACCGCTTGGGTCATCAAGATTGAGCTGCCCCAACATGTCCAAACTGGTTGGTGTCATGGTCGCCATCATTGGAGTAGTAGTTGAAGAACTATTTGAGATCTCAGGTTGTTGGTTCATCTGATCCTGAAATGGGCTAATATTGGCTGGAGTAGGTGGCGACGACGGAGGCGTGGCTAGAAGCGGAAACATTGTGCCGCCATTATCATGATCATAAACAAGATTTTGTTGGTACCCAGAAGGAATTTCTGCAGTAGGGCTCAAATCAGGCAGGCTGGTGTTCATCTGAAATTGGTCTATCGGGAGCGCAGTGTTTGAAGGGAGAGTTTCAAGCTGGTAATTTGGCATCAATGGTGGAACATTTAAACCAGGAAGGGAAAAAGGTTTAACATTGATCACTGCCTGAAGAAGGTTTTGCAAATAGAACAAGCCGGCTAATTGTGCTGCTTCAGGCTGCAGTCTAAGGCTCTGGTCGAGTGAAGATAAACCTGAGAGCAGACCTAGGTCCATCCTTGGCTTGTGGGTCACAGGATCGATCCCCATTTGGATGAGCTTCTTCTTGAGATGCGTGTTCCAGTGATTCTTGATCTCGTTATCAGTGCGGCCGGGCAAGTGGGTCGCAATCGTAGACCACCTGAACACCAACAAAAAGGAGATGAGATGGCCGAGAAAGATGCATGCGGTTTACAATTTCCTTTGAAAGCTCTAACATTATCATGTAGTTAAATTGCTTCGTTATTTGTATACAATACCATGTTTAGCTTTGGAGAAATGATGTTGAAACGTTATTTATATATCTAATGCCGTTGTTTAAAAATCTACCATTATATATGATAATGAATGCAGAGGTAGCCTATAATGAagaagg contains:
- the LOC116265938 gene encoding transcription factor MYB41-like, translated to MGRSPSRDENGVKKGPWTPEEDQKLVDYIHKNGHGSWRALPKLAGLNRCGKSCRLRWTNYLRPDIKRGNFSFDEEQTILSLHQVLGNKWSTIATHLPGRTDNEIKNHWNTHLKKKLIQMGIDPVTHKPRMDLGLLSGLSSLDQSLRLQPEAAQLAGLFYLQNLLQAVINVKPFSLPGLNVPPLMPNYQLETLPSNTALPIDQFQMNTSLPDLSPTAEIPSGYQQNLVYDHDNGGTMFPLLATPPSSPPTPANISPFQDQMNQQPEISNSSSTTTPMMATMTPTSLDMLGQLNLDDPSGDYWADLLSQLPAYKCMETS